The following coding sequences lie in one Musa acuminata AAA Group cultivar baxijiao chromosome BXJ3-1, Cavendish_Baxijiao_AAA, whole genome shotgun sequence genomic window:
- the LOC135628712 gene encoding uncharacterized protein LOC135628712, with amino-acid sequence MSSRAFSLLQQWRISSSKPPRGRIRGISRLSGGLEVRTSSSLFLSQRLQSATTEAADRDPLRSHNRNGNSMMDEPLPKHKTTGAFQQLPMVMPSVDILSSAQRKARHVSPTKGIHNIAKRERNRGAKQLDALMKELAVPLRKYMETFPNKRYLHPYERSLIELTFGDGNYEEILGRVDALRKKVVSVGKQHASLCAQSTSKREAEERLNEGLKKLEEVFQFGRTAVDDLLNVAKTLRAMPVVDPQTPTLCLVGAPNVGKSSLVRILSTGKPEVCNYPFTTRGILMGHIILNYERFQVTDTPGLLTRHDDDRNNIERLTLAVLSYLPTAVLYVHDLSGECGTSPDDQFTTYKQIRERFKDHLWLDVVSKCDLLQESPDGTSAPDETGRYKRFGPDGSIHVSVKSELGIDELKAKVRDLLLSQMARIGSQKTADIEEAS; translated from the exons ATGAGTAGCAGAGCCTTCAGTCTCCTGCAACAATGGCGGATTTCGTCGTCCAAGCCGCCTCGGGGAAGGATTAGAGGGATTTCTCGGCTCTCTGGAG GTTTGGAAGTGCGAACTAGCTCTTCCCTATTTTTGAGCCAGCGTTTGCAATCAGCAACCACTGAAGCTGCTGACAGGGATCCTCTAAGATCTCACAACAGGAATGGAAACAGCATGATG GATGAACCTTTGCCAAAACATAAAACAACTGGGGCTTTTCAGCAGCTGCCTATGGTAATGCCATCCGTGGATATACTTTCCTCAGCACAAAGGAAAGCTAGGCATGTATCTCCTACTAAGG GGATTCATAACATAGCAAAGCGAGAGAGAAATAGAGGTGCAAAGCAGCTTGATGCActaatgaaa GAATTAGCTGTTCCTTTAAGAAAATACATGGAAACCTTCCCCAACAAGCGATATCTACATCCATATGAGAGATCTCTTATTGAACTGACTTTCGGTGATGGCAACTATGAAGAG ATCTTAGGAAGAGTCGATGCTCTTAGGAAAAAAGTTGTTTCCGTCGGAAAGCAACATGCATCTCTTTGTGCTCAG TCCACATCAAAGCGTGAAGCAGAAGAGCGACTAAATGAG GGACTCAAGAAGCTTGAGGAAGTTTTCCAATTTGGAAGAACTGCCGTTGATGATTTGTTAAATGTCGCTAAG ACACTGCGTGCTATGCCAGTGGTGGATCCACAGACACCTACGCTTTGTCTTGTTGGAGCGCCTAATGTGGGGAAATCATCACTAGTACGGATTCTATCAACAGGGAAACCAGAG GTTTGCAATTACCCTTTCACCACTAGAGGAATTCTGATGGGTCATATCATCTTAAACTATGAGCGTTTCCAG GTAACCGACACTCCAGGTCTTCTTACAAGACATGATG ATGACAGGAACAATATAGAAAGGTTAACATTAGCAGTCCTTTCTTATTTGCCGACTGCTGTACTGTATGTTCATGATCTATCTGGAGAATGTGGGACATCACCGGATGATCAG TTCACCACATACAAACAAATAAGGGAAAGATTCAAAGATCATCTTTGGCTTGATGTCGTCTCTAAATGTGATCTCTTGCAAGAATCTCCTGATGGCACTTCAGCTCCAGATGAAACCGGTAGATATAAAAGGTTCGGACCTGACGGCTCCATCCACGTTTCAGTAAAGAGCGAACTAGGCATCGATGAG CTAAAGGCCAAAGTTCGTGACCTGCTTCTCTCCCAAATGGCTCGGATCGGAAGTCAGAAGACCGCAGATATAGAGGAGGCATCTTAA
- the LOC135628211 gene encoding putative expansin-A30 — MRIQSAPMASSSSSSSLPWSLALLVLLAMAMRRAQGSFVATQWSPAHATFYGDDSASGTMGGACGYGDLYSTGYGTNTAALSSVMFSDGYGCGQCYEIRCSGAPACYAGSPIVAVTATNLCPPNWALPSDNGGWCNPPRVHFDMAKPAFNQIADWNAGIVPVMYRRVACQKTGGMRFQLQGNAYWLLVFVTNVGGGGDIAGMWVKGEKTDWISMSHNWGASYQAFSCLGGQVLSFKVLSYTSQETLVAYTAAPANWVAGLTYEATTNFT; from the exons ATGAGGATTCAATCTGCACccatggcttcttcttcttcttcttcctcgcttCCATGGAGCCTCGCTCTCTTGGTGTTGCTGGCCATGGCGATGAGAAGAGCTCAGGGCAGCTTTGTTGCGACGCAGTGGTCGCCGGCCCATGCGACCTTCTACGGCGACGACTCGGCGTCGGGGACTATGG GTGGCGCGTGTGGGTACGGAGACCTGTACAGTACCGGCTACGGGACGAACACGGCGGCGCTGAGCTCCGTGATGTTCAGCGACGGCTACGGGTGCGGGCAGTGCTACGAGATACGGTGCAGCGGGGCGCCGGCGTGCTACGCTGGCTCGCCCATCGTCGCCGTGACCGCCACCAACCTCTGCCCCCCGAACTGGGCCCTGCCCTCCGACAACGGCGGGTGGTGCAACCCCCCCAGGGTGCACTTCGACATGGCCAAGCCTGCCTTCAACCAGATCGCCGACTGGAATGCCGGCATCGTGCCCGTCATGTACCGCCG GGTGGCATGTCAGAAGACGGGAGGGATGAGGTTCCAGTTGCAGGGGAACGCGTACTGGCTGCTGGTGTTCGTGACCAACGTGGGGGGCGGCGGAGACATAGCGGGGATGTGGGTGAAGGGGGAGAAGACGGATTGGATCAGCATGAGCCACAACTGGGGGGCTTCCTACCAAGCCTTCTCCTGCCTCGGCGGCCAAGTGCTCTCCTTCAAGGTCTTGTCCTACACCTCGCAGGAGACGCTCGTCGCCTACACCGCCGCGCCCGCCAACTGGGTCGCCGGCCTCACCTACGAGGCCACCACCAACTTCACCTGA
- the LOC135628713 gene encoding putative invertase inhibitor, with protein sequence MGRFTSVFLSCLSFLLFVVLLPHVSSRPAAVPARRSIVGETCNQIARGDPNVDFTFCSQSLRSAAGSDGADLHGLAIISLKLAVANATSAATRAKALLKGNGLSRYYKSCLDACREVYADAVSDLRDATGMIRSGRLVDARVYISAAVDAPVVCEDGFQEGGLASPLAEEDGDLMQLAVIALAIAVRLG encoded by the coding sequence ATGGGAAGATTCACTTCCGTCTTCCTCTCctgcctctccttcctcctcttcgtcgTTCTTCTCCCACACGTCTCTTCGCGGCCAGCGGCCGTGCCCGCTCGACGCAGCATCGTCGGCGAGACCTGCAACCAGATCGCGAGAGGCGATCCCAACGTGGACTTCACCTTCTGTTCGCAGTCGCTGCGGTCGGCCGCCGGAAGCGACGGCGCGGACCTGCACGGCCTCGCCATCATATCGCTAAAGCTGGCGGTCGCCAACGCGACGTCCGCCGCGACCCGGGCGAAGGCGCTGCTGAAGGGCAACGGCCTGAGCCGGTACTACAAGTCGTGCCTGGACGCCTGCCGCGAAGTCTACGCCGACGCCGTGTCGGATCTCCGCGACGCCACCGGGATGATCAGATCCGGCCGCCTTGTCGACGCCAGGGTGTACATCAGCGCCGCCGTGGACGCGCCCGTCGTGTGCGAGGACGGGTTCCAAGAAGGTGGACTCGCCTCGCCGCTGGCGGAGGAAGACGGCGACCTGATGCAGCTTGCTGTCATCGCCCTCGCCATCGCCGTTCGACTGGGTTGA